acaacaaaacgatagcagaagtttgcgaccaattcaagattaagcatcacaattcttccccCTATCATCAAAAAATGAATGGGGCGGTagccaacaagaacattaagaaaatagtggggaagatgactgagacctatagagattggcatgagaagttaccgtttgcactcctggcctatcgaacatctgtcagaacctctattggggcaactccattctcgttagtttacgggatggaagcagtattacctattgaagtagaaataccttctcttcgaattttgacaGAAGTAAAGTTGGATAAAGCTGAGTGGGTTCAATTCcggtatgaccagttgaacttgattgaagaaaagaggctaaaagccattcgatatggtcagatgtatcagaagcgaatgatgcgagcttatgacaagaaagttcgaccaagggaattccatgagggagaccttgtactgaaaaagatccttcctattcaaaaggattttagaggaaaatggatgccgaattgggaagggtaGTATgttgtgaagaaagctttctccggtggtgcattgatcttagcgaaatggatgggaaaagtttacctaaTCCGTTGAACTCGGACTCGattaaaaatactttgtctaaagaagaagagaatctaaggtgaaaacccataaaggcgccttgaaaaaaaaaatcaaaagcggAGAGGCTAAGGTGAAAACCATAAaaggcaccttgtgaccaaaaggttttgagttgaaaacacTGTAAGGgcactcaaattttgaagagtacacgATGATCTTGTTACAAAGAGCGAAGAATGCTACAAACTGGGGCATCAACAGAGTACTTGGGATCTTTTAAAGACattttgaactcaagaaagacttcatgaAGCTAGTGTATAGACACTCAAGCGGTGATATCTGGAGGATCTAACTTCTATCTTGTTTtccatctttagattctattccTTCCTAAAGATAGaccttcagattaatttcctttgtattctttcttcttaattcattcaaatccaattattcttaaagatttattcatcttccatgttgcattgaaataatgatagatgaactaaatatgtttacaaacgaagttttacgcattactctgaaatttctagacaatacaagaaactaaaacaggacaattgttcgagaaattcacgtaaataaaggatgaaggaactcgaggaattTTTTTCATCCAGTCTAAAGggaaaatgaacaaaatcaaTGATTCAATTTTAAGAAAAGATTGTTTTACAAACATTCTCAGAGAATCGTAGCATTGGAGGAAGGGTACAGGCCTACGGGCTGAGCGTGAATGAAGCTTTGAGAAAAGAAAGGCAACTGAaagaatgaatgatgacgtctaggataggggtcatattcatgacattttgcatcataacatgtttaattaggaacatttgactcacttcgagcatggcatcctaattatcaagcataatcattctacaggatGACGCGCCTTAACCCCTTaggcagtagggtaataggccgcagcataacagatctggccttcagatgttatactgaagcagatccaagatggtttggcatccttgtgtttacaaggagcaaatcgaagacatagctgatttggctttcacgtgattacgatgaagcaaatctaagatgatttgtcgtctctgtattgttagagaacgaatcgaagtttggcatcttcactttgatggagagcagacacatagcagatctcgccttcagatgatttcactgaagcaaatccaagatggtttggcatccttgtgtttacaaggagcaaatcgaagacatagctgatttggctttcacgtgattacgataaagcaaatctaagatgatttgtcgtctctgtattgtcagagaaagaatcgaagtttggcatctttactttgatggagagcagacacatagcataTCTCGCCTTTAGATGAtttcactgaagcagatccaagatggtttggcatccttgtgtttacaaggaacaaatcgaagacatagctaatttggctttcacgtgattacgagaaagcaaatctaagatgatttgtcgtctctgcaTCGTCAGAGAACGAATCAAAGTTTGGCAtattcactttgatggagagcagacacatagcagatctcaccttcggatgtttatgctgaagcggatccaagatggtttaGCATCCTTATGCTTACAAGGAGGAAATCGAatcatagttgatttggctttcacgtgcttacgttaaagcaaatctaagatgatttggcatctctgtattgtcagagaacaaatcgaagaaatagatttggcgtctctatagtAGACGGagggcagatcaaagatagcagatatcgccttcctgagttatagtgaaacagatcaaagatttcagcatggcatccttgtgtttatagggaacagatcgaagatagcagatctgacattcttgTGCTTagagtgaagcagatcgaagatttcgcatggcatccctgtgcttatagggaacaagttgaaaacagcagatttggcatccctgtgcttatagggaacagatcgaagatagcagatctgacattcctgtgcttacagtaaagcagatcgaagatttcagcatggcatccctgtgcttatagggaacaagttgaaaaacagcagatttggcatccctgtgcttatagggaacagatcgaagatagcagatctaacatttctgtgcttacagtgaagcagatcgaagatttcagcatgacatccttgtgtttatagggaacaagttgaagatagcagatttggcatccctgtgtttatagggaacaagttgaagacagcagatttggcatccctgtgtttatagggaacagatcgaagaagtAGATCGAAGAACTCAAAACTCGGCAAGCCCGAGCAAAATTGGGTCTTTTTAGTCTTTTCTCTATTTCTGTTAacacaacaatgagcaaagaggggcagctgtagaaccCATATTTTGCCCGggccttaaaataaataaaccaaattttgaaaaaaaaataaaaaaaatcaaaatgcccattaaaagtccatttacaaacaAAGCTACCAAcccaattacaacccaaaaattaaaacctAAAAGAAGCCCAAAAGCTTAGAAACCCTAGCCTACAACCTATTTTCGGAAATTAGAAACTCTAGCCGCAAGTCTCAACCACCCACTTCCAACCACTACCAAGTGGCACATGCCTCCACCACCGTTTGCTTGCcatacaagaagaagaaaagataacaaatatatataataaagtttgtaaatggctataaaggCCATACTAGAACCGATTGTAAGGAAGGGGGATTGATGGTATTTTAAGGAAGAATCGATTGTATTTTGGGGAGAGAAGAGATTGTATTAGAGGGGGTTGTATTACAGAGACTTTTGGGAGAAATCAAAAGGAGAAAACAAGTTCAAAAGGTGTttgtccttatttttattttttgatcttCTTTCTATTCATTCgttttatctattttacaaatattttaacaaagaaaaacttgtaaaaatataaaaaaaaaggaaagaggaaggatCTTCTGGGTGTTCGTTTTCCAACATCGTGGACTATCGAGGAAGCCACCCGAGGATCGGTGGCCGGAAACTGAATGGATTCTTGAGTTCTAGGGTGCTTCTCATTAATTTTTGAAGGTTTTTGGGTCATTTTAACCCCAAATCCAGGCTCTACTCGAGAAGAGAAGCGAAAAAGGGCCTCGGAAGATTTTTCGGTCACCGTGAACGGTGGCGCCGCCGTCGGTGGTCGGTGACCGGCGTGACGGTTGATGGCCGGTCCGATGACCGGAGGAGGAGAAGGGTTGAGAGATTTGAGAGCCTTctctctattttgaaaaatgaatgtaAGGTTGTAAAGTGGtgttttaactcttttttttttttgttttttttcttaaaaaaaaggtttttttatgataaaaaaaaagagaaaataaagtatggttttaattaataataaaaacaaaatagtatgggggaatgattttaattaataataaaaacaaaatagtatgggggaatagttttaattaataataaaacaaaatagtatgggggagtagttttattaataataaaacaaagtagcATGGGGGGAGTGGAATCAACTTTTTTGCTTGGGACCATGCATGTTACCTTTAATTGGGTAATTTGCGCATTTGGTCCCCTCCTTTGTGCTAGCCTTCAATCTGGCcatatttaagttttatattattttaaattggccctgCGATCTGTGTGCTATTTCAATTTGCCCCTTTGCTCGGTATTTTAAGATTTGGGGCATTTTAATTTTAGATCTCGGACATTTATCGCAAttaattttagcccaaaattttgtttcaataatttgttttacttgtaagttatctcttggattttatttcttctctcaattaagtttcagttattcttttagaataaacatgtttctacatattattttgatttcatacctttgtaattattatttttctttttttttttttttcacgtgcatactgtttatatgaaatacctttatattattattactactatatgtatatatttataatattactaatagtttatttttacattattatgtatataccatgtaaatattttaatattatattatgtatacattatatatatatatatatcttttaatattgtatttttattgttttgcataTGCCCTAATATTATAtcgtttatatattttttatttcccatattatcttactttatatatttttaactatatcatgtatatgctactactatatatctatttatgtagtattattaatagttgtttctaatagtatgattatttctaatatgtatatattatgtatttaccttcaatattatatatcgtatatttctaatactattacgttattactactattacactattattatatttttacccattactctttaaatacacttgttttaccttttactcttcactcactatatatattgtttacttatctatatattcacatacatatatataatttcacacatcattccaaaatttttatttgtattattactattaatattattattatcttcactatactatcattctttagtcttacataatgattgtttatttattactagttttttaatctcgaatatttcctagcttatttgttattatctttttattcgttttatttatttatttgttacctcgaaataagattttttgcaaataaggcaatgcttggtgtttggaaatttagaAAGCGAGGTttctaacttattgggttgccacttttctcgttgaattcgaataattaagtacccttctaagttttagaggttttctaaatgcaagccactatcttggaatttcaaagcaatatgtcctaacttattggatatagcgttttgctGTTTCGAGAAAGGAATTTCAAAAAAGGAATAAGTTAATGTCAATACTTTGAcgctagtgaatcccaattttcaaagttaaaatattttaaagaggattacatcttaaatttttttttctttcgacattaaagacatttgataatcaattaggtaccaatttttgggctttacgagggtgctaatcattcctcgtacgtaaccgactcccgaacccgttcttttatttcgtggaccaaaactaatgattttaaaacaaaatgttttaaaggtgatccaatcacacccaaaaagattggtggcgactcccgttttcattttttaaaatcgattcccattttccaaaactcgatctgATAATGGTTTCGACAAGTAAATTTGACCAAATTACATCGTGTCCAAGTTTTGAGTGTTGAAATATAAGGTCAACCCGTATTTTAAACGAGTCTACTTTTTATCTAAATACTTTATTCAAAATTTCTCAAATATAGAATAAAATTTGATGTTGAAGTGcatatgaaatataaaaatataaaactcaaACGACGGTGgaaatgataattttattttactttaaccaaacttttattattttattttgtctttttagAGTCGGGTTGGATACGTATGCTGTTAACATGCAAAATTAACCTTGAAATTATAATCTAATTTGGATTACAGCTGATGactgagtaaaaaaaaaaaaaagaaatacctTGAATCTTATCTAGTGgccaatttattaattttaatgttgCCATTGTTTAACAGATGTGCAAAAAgaatcataaataaaaataaaaagcaacTAAAACGACCTTTTGTGACAACGACAGATCTTAAATTACATCATACCAAAACcaaacacatttcatattttttttaattccattattttatacaatttatttctcatcaaaatttatatttaattttctaataataatgaATTGGAAATAACTTGGATGGTGTaacgaaaaaaagaagaaaagttgAAAATAATGTGAGTAGGTTGAAAAGTATGTAAAAAAGTAGTAGTAGTAGGTGGATGAATTGGGGCCAAGAAAATGAAGGTGGAAGGCATCAAATGTTCACTTCAAATAGTCTCCTCCTATCTCCAAACTCTTAGCCCATCCTTTTCCTTTTCATAAATGGGAGCATTATTTTGAGGAAAGAAAGTGACTACcacttttcaaaaacactttgacATTCAATTTACTTCCATCAATAATCTCATAATCCATGTGCTCATGTATTTTGTTGTGTTacaattgattttaaaatattttgtagtAATTAGTTTTAAGATTGTCTTTGTATTGTATATGGTGCATTAAAATTGTTTTTTAGTACGGTATAATATTATTAGAGGACTGGTGTATTTATACTGCACACGTATGTTCtatattcaaatgaaattttctaAATAAAGACTTATCACTTACTTCTCAAATATTTGAACTTGAATATATTCTATGAATAAACAATCCTTAACTATTAAACTATCATAGGAGTTCTTCAGGAGAACCTTAATTACAATGTAGCGCCAATGATGTTCTACACTGTTAAAAGAGTATTGATGATAAAACGTTATTAACTATCACATTTAAGCTCTTACTTTTAACAAATCCTTAACTGTTTAGTTTGTATTCTAATAAAcctctaaactttaattaatactAAGATAAAGCCTTCTAGGGCTTTGTTAGGTTTAATGAAAAGCAAAATTACCTATTTGGATGTAAaagattatttaaataaaatggaaaattttaagatttttttttgaGATTAAGTATTTAATGTTTTTCGTGTTCtctaaaaatataaatgattGATTAAAAATGTACTCTATTCCCATGAGCAAAGATCTAACCACATAATTAAAAAACGATGTAAAAAATTACCATGCTACACTTGATgattaaaatttagaatttttttaaaatagaaataagcaccaaataatttacatttatatacatgtgaaaaatatcattttcattttggttAGGAAGTATTCATTTATTATGGTGCTATTAATCATATAAAATTGAtacataaaatgataaaattaattatGAATATACTTTCAATTATCTCTTTCATGTTAACGTAGTAGATGTTAATGTTCCTACACTTCTGTTCGGAAATTACTTATAGAAGACAGATTAGGCGATTCAcatgtaaaaataatttgattGTAGGTAGTGTGTAACCCTCTTTTATCTATAAAAAAATCAAGTTACGGTTTAACTCAATCTCTATAATTGATTATAAATATTAGAATCCCAATATTTTAAATTACCTTTCTATAAACATTATTTTAAAATCTCAATCATATATATTTCTGTAATCGAAGTTATTGGGGGATCAAACATCAAGTCTTGAGTGTGGGAGTGATATGAAAAAGTGGCAATTGCCCCACTTTTGATGCTTTGAGCTTCTTCATACGACACATTGGTAATGATTCTAACACCATGGAACATGAAAAACAATCCCTTATCTACAAGTAACAATAAATATTGGTCCCAATTTGTTTAGAATCAAGCTTCTTTGCTCCTTCTTTCAATCACTCTTAGGAATCCTTTAATATGAGGTGTATAATTAAATAACTTTTGCATGCATTTTTATGTAGTGAGTAGTACAGTGTAAAATTAAATGGAGTAATGCGCAGTTGACCTATTCATAAATTGATTTCTCGAACAAAAAATGATGTTAGTAGCTTGACTAAATAACAGCCACAGAGCTATTTTGCATCATTATAATCGAGacattttatttctatttcagtGGATGAAAATTCTATTTAGAATGGAAATTATCATTTCAATAGTGGCCCTATCATGTGTCTATTTTTCAATGGAAGATAACAAAATAGAAAGCTGCTCTTTTATGCTCTTCTTTAATTTGTTCACAAAGTTTTCTAGAAGaatattttaaaagataaaagaaaaaacaataattattatttcattttttctTCTAATTCACGGTTAAAATGTTCGTGATATAAATTCTAAtcctattaattttatttttttattatttattttgaaattattgaATGATAGATTATTATCCCCATAGTATGGggtcattttatttttaaattatagaataattttttgagttttttaatGATAGATAATATTTGTAAAGCTTGTTGAAGTGTATTTTATATTAGAGATTTATTTatctaattatttaatatttttaaatatttttaaattttaatgataaATTCAAAACCGTACATTAAAGCAATCTGACACAAATATTTATCAATATcaatagaaaaataatatattcatactAACTATGTTACTTCAAACTTGACACTTTTCACGAGTCAAAACTtacattaaattttatttagGTATAAGGGAAAAGTACATATACTTCATATAGGTAAAACTCCTTAAATAAACTCTTATCATAAACCAACATTTTGATTAAAATAAGAGTTTATTTAGGTACAGAGGAAAGACCATTTTATTTGAGTGTCAggaataaattataatattttcagaggataaaggaaaattttatgtaaattttttttaaagtgaattaataatttttaaaggattaaatttataatttttgagAGGGATGAAAATGTAATATTTAAAGAACCTATTTCCATTTTTGGATTTGCTCTTGCATTAGTACAATTGAAAGGATTAAATGCTTATTTAAGtagaataattaaaatatgtgTCTTAACTATGAGATTAGAGGTTTGCTTACTTCAGATACTGTTATCAGGAGAAatatcttaattttaattaaaaaatataaatatatttaagaaaataaaaaaattaaaagtttggtTTAATAATTTAGCAAAAAAGAATTACTATCAATAGTGTTTGTAAGTGAAAAGGGAATCCATTTGTTATCCTACTTCTTCAGCTTGTTTTTTGGTTCTTTACAAATATTGAAGACTACAAAGATATTGTCCAAAAGAGACAAAACAAAAGACCGAAATTCGTTTCAATCAGAGCGCTCTAGTTCTAGACATGATCCACTTCAACTGCTTTCACACTTCCGCCCTCAATTGCTGCCTCATGTGCTCCGTTGACCGCATTCCCTCTCCTTTTCACCACCCCTTTTCTCACCATTAGTTCCTCCGCCCAATCCCCTGCGTGCAACACTATGTATGTTCCGATCCCACCTATTAATCCATATGCTATCGAATATGTCAACGGCATCATTATCAATGTCACAAATGCAGGGATTGCCTGCCTCATGTCCTCCCACTCTATCTCCACCACCGCCCTCATCATCAACACTCCCACCAATATCAACGGCGGCCCCACCGCCCACGCCGGTATCGACGCCAACAACGGCGTGAAGAAAAACGCTAGGAAAAAGTAACCCGCCACCGTCAACGCCGTTAATCCCGTCCGTCCACCTTCTCGTATCCCCGTTGATGATTCGATGAATGCCGTCACTGGGGATGTCCCCAGCAATGATCCCACCACGATCGACGTTGCATCCGACATGAAAGCGAAATATTGACCCTCGAAATCGCCGTTTTGGTCGGTGAAACCGGCGAATCTCGCCATGGAATACAATGTACCGGTTGTATCCAATATGTCAACGTATAAAAAGGTGACCAAAGCCTCCCAAAAGTAACCTTTacctaaatttttaaaacttaatgCCCCGGCTGTGGTTTCGATTAAATGGACGTCAACGACTTGCTTGAAATACTTGTAAGCAGAATTCCCAGAGTCGGTGTTCGGAAAAGCCGTCACCCTAGTGTTACGAAACCAAGACACGGCCGTCACGAAtactataccataaatcatagcaccttttatatttttcaccaaacaatATGCTATGATCACAAACCCCACGATTCCAAGCCATAATGTGGGATTCTCCATTCTGTCACGTAAACATAATATATCACCTGAGACGGTGCCGCCGGGTATCAGAGTGACGGTTCCGTTAACCGCCGCTAGAACAGGGGCGACTGAAACCCGAGATGAACTTGGGCACCCGCCTAGAGTAACAAGGGTCGACGGATTATACCCGATTAACCCAATTCCTTGGTTATTTTGTAACCCGATAAAGGCGAGAAAAAGTCCGATACCCGCGGAAGAACTGATCCGAACCGGTTTAGGTACCAACTTAGCTAACTTGGCCCGGAACCCAATTGCTGAAATGAACAGAAAAATTAAGCCTTCTAGAAAAACTGCCGCTAAAGCACTTTCATATGGAACATTACCCGACCCGTGAAACCCGACAACCGTATAGGCAAAATACGCATTTGCCCCCATACCTGGAGCCA
The Gossypium arboreum isolate Shixiya-1 chromosome 10, ASM2569848v2, whole genome shotgun sequence genome window above contains:
- the LOC108488562 gene encoding adenine/guanine permease AZG1-like — protein: MVMDHHSPPKNFLTRLNSAVANSRVGKRFKLAERNSTFTTELRAGTATFLTMAYILAVNASILADSGGPCGVSDCLPLCSNPSVLLSNCTGSTLRIIQPDLSCKFDPVNPGYASCLETVRKDLIVATVASSLIGCLIMGTFANLPLALAPGMGANAYFAYTVVGFHGSGNVPYESALAAVFLEGLIFLFISAIGFRAKLAKLVPKPVRISSSAGIGLFLAFIGLQNNQGIGLIGYNPSTLVTLGGCPSSSRVSVAPVLAAVNGTVTLIPGGTVSGDILCLRDRMENPTLWLGIVGFVIIAYCLVKNIKGAMIYGIVFVTAVSWFRNTRVTAFPNTDSGNSAYKYFKQVVDVHLIETTAGALSFKNLGKGYFWEALVTFLYVDILDTTGTLYSMARFAGFTDQNGDFEGQYFAFMSDATSIVVGSLLGTSPVTAFIESSTGIREGGRTGLTALTVAGYFFLAFFFTPLLASIPAWAVGPPLILVGVLMMRAVVEIEWEDMRQAIPAFVTLIMMPLTYSIAYGLIGGIGTYIVLHAGDWAEELMVRKGVVKRRGNAVNGAHEAAIEGGSVKAVEVDHV